From the genome of Sediminibacter sp. Hel_I_10:
GCATCTACCAAAAGTCCTTTAATCCCATTTTTTGATGAAATAGCATAAAGCACACTATTATCGTCGGTACTGCTCATACCCTCAAAACGATGCATCTCGTCAACATTAAAATCTTCTGGGTGTATTTCAATTTTTAGTGAGGCACACTCCAAACATTCTGGTTTTAGGTTAAAATCATATGTATAGCCATTTCCCTGTAAATCGTTTATGGCTTCAGAAAGTGTATCGTAATTTTTCATCTGTCTTTATTTATAGTTTATTGTAAAATAGCTGTTATCTGCTTCTGAAAATTTCTGAAAAGTCAATAAACCTTTTTCATTTAATTTTTCGATAACGGTATAATTGAGTTGCTTAATGCGAATTCCCCAGGCATAGGCTTTAATATTAATTTTTGATTTTATAGTGTTTTTCCCATCCTCTAATTTTCGGTCATAAATTTTTATGATGCTTTTGGAACCAAAAAAGTTTAACAAGCCCGAGTCAAAACTCATTTCCAATTTAATATCTTTCAAGTTTTGTAAATCGTAGAGCTTTTTAAAATTTTCAGAAATGGTATTAATTTCGGTTTCTTTTGATTTTGGCTTGGAAAACGGAAAAGCCATTATCATTACATTGGCGTCATCTGGCTCACAACGGTAGGTAGTAGTGTATTTATCGGTTGATTGTTTGTTTTTGTCAAACAATTCTGTAACTACCTTTATTTCATAATATCCATTTTCCTTTATTGTTTCTCCAGCTTCAAAAGTTTGTTTATTGAGAAAATCACCTTCTTTATCAAAGTTTTCCCGAATAACAACTCTGCCTGAAATCTGCCCAATGAGCATTTCAGTTTGTCCAGTCATTGTGATGCTTAATAAAGTGATTAGTACTATAAAGCCTTGTTTTCTCATATATGGTGCATTAATTTTTTTACCTCTTTTGCCATAATATCACTTAAATCTATTCCATTTGAAGAGTGTGGGATGGTATTACAAGTCACTATTTTTTCTACTCCGGAATCCAATAAATCTTGATAGGCGTTTCCTGAAAAAACGGCGTGAATGCCTACACAAATAGGTGGTTTCATTCCTGCTTTTTTAAGATGTTGTACGGTTTCAATCATTGTTCGGGCTGTGGAAATAATATCATCTACCAAAATGGGTGTAGCATCTTTATATATATCCACATCGGGAACAGAGACTTCTACATCACGGTCACCGTGACGCACCTTTTGTAATACCGTAAATGGTGCTCCTGCATTTTTGGCGACTTCTGATACCCATTGTTCACTTTCAGAATCAGGTCCGATAAGTACCGGGTTTTCGATATTTTCTTTAATCCATTCTGAAATTGCGTCGGCAGCGTGAATCACTTTATTTGGAATTTGATACACTTCCCCTAACGAACTAATTCTGTGCAAGTGAGGGTCAACCGTGGTAATGCTATCGGCAAAACCAGAAATCAATTTTCCGAAGAAACCAGAAGTCACTCCTTCACCTTCATTAAATACTTTGTCCTGCCGCATATACGCCAAATAGGGTGCTACCAAACAGGTACACATAGCGCCTAATGATTTGGCTGTGTGACTTAGAAAATAAAGCGGCAACAGTTTTTCATCTGGTTCGTGTAAGGTGCATACCAGTACCACACATTTATCTTTAACATCAGATAATATACGTGTGTACGATTCCCCGTCAGGGAATTTACGCAAAGTGGCTTTGCCCACTTCAGCATCCATTTTTGTAGCCATAAGTTCTGTGAGTTCTTCATTTCCGGGAAGACTGAATAATATTGTTTTCATAGTTTTTTAAATTATAGTTAGGATGTCGTTATGGTTGTTTTTATATTCCAGAGCATAGTTGAGTTCGCCTTTGGATTCAGCATATATGGTATATAATAATTGGTCTATTTCAATTTTTTCATTTAAATGGACATTCAAAAGAATCCCTGCCGATTTAGACTGCGGTGCGCCGGAAAGCTTGGCGAGTTTTGCTATCTTTCTATTATCTATGCGCTTTAAAACCCCAGAGTTTTCTGCTCTAATTTCGGTTTTATAGGGTGCTAAAACAGGTTTTGAAAAGCGACCTTGCGCATTACAAATAGCAAGGAATTTTTTATAAGCCTGACCAGATTTGAGAATTTCACGTGCGGTTTCCAGTCCCTTTCCTTTTTCTACTTTTCCAGAAAGTTCTAATAGTTCAGTAGCTAAAAGCAATGCTCTTTCTGTTAAGTCTTTAGGTGCATCTTCCTCATTTTTCAAAACTTTTAATATATCTATGGCTTCTAATGTTGGACCGATACCCCTTCCAACAGGCTGCGTGCCATCCGTAACTACAACTTTTACATTCAAGTCAACAGATGTCCCAACGGTTTCCATATGATTTTTTAGTTTTTGAGCCATTTCGGTACTGCGAACCTTGGCGGTTTCACCCACGGGAATATCAATGACCACGTGAGTGGAACCAGCTGCTGCTTTTTTAGAGAGTACCGAAGCAATGAGCTGCCCTTCACTATCAATATCCAAGGCTTTTTCAATTTTGATGAGCACATCATCGGCAGGACTTAACTGCGCCGTGCCTCCCCAAACAAAACATCCGCCTTCTTTTTCTACTACAGTCTTTATTTCCTCGGAAGAGAGCGTAACATTGGTCAATACTTCCATTGTATCTGCTGTGCCTGCTGGCGAAGTGATTGCCCGTGAGGATGTTTTTGGCATAGTAAGACCATACGCGGCAACAATGGCAACGACCAATGGTGTTGTTCTATTGCCAGGCAATCCACCAATGCAATGCTTGTCGACCACGATATCCTTGTTCCAGTTCAGTTGCTTTCCGGAAGCAATCATTGCTTTAGTAAGGTCACTTATTTCATCAATATCCATTCGGTCGCCAGCACAGGCAGTAATAAATGCCGAAAGGTGGATGTTGGAATAATCGCCTTCCACGATATCGGTTATGATGTTGTTATAGGCCTTATAATCCAGTTTTTTGTTATAGATTTTTGCCCTAACGTGACTTAAAGATTCAATAGGTTCTAAATGTGAAACATACAAAGTGTCATTGTCTGAAACATTTAGCTTTTTTGCAGCTGCATCTGATAGTCCAATTTCGTTGGGCAACAGCATATCTGAATTTATAATGTTGAGGCTTGCTACAATTGAATGGGTTGCCTTTGAAATCCTTATTCTTGTAAGTGCTTCAAAACCTTCGGAAATACAGACGTGGCAATCTTCACGCATATACACCACATTTTCGTTCTGGGTATAAATACCCAGATGTTTGTATTTTAGAATGTTTGAGTGTTGTTCCATAGTGTTTAAATTTTCAAAATTTCAAAAGCCTATTCTATTTCTTCAATATTATAGAGTTGTGGGATTTCCGCATCCCATCCATAAGTTTCCTTTATTCCTTTTTGAAGTGCTTCCGCACCTTCTTTTTCTCCGTGCACAATAAAAATTCGCGCTGGCTTATTTTTTATTTTGCTCATCCAATCAATTAATTCAGCGTGGTCTGCGTGTGCAGAGAGGCCTTGAATTTCGGCTACTTCCATTTGAAGGGATACCGTTTTCCCATACACTTTTAATTCTTTTTGGCCTTCCAATAGCTTTCTTCCACGAGTGCCTTCAGCTTGATAGCCTACAAAAAGCAGGGTGTTATTTGGGTTTTGTGCTTGAGTTTCAAGGTAGTTGAGCATCCTGCCACCGGTAAGCATTCCACTTCCAGCAATTACGATTTTTGGTTTGTTGTCTGTTCGCAATTCCATAGTTTCCCGATAACTGCTTACGACTGTAAAATGTGAACACATTTCATCACATTCATTGTCTTCCAATCTGTGCCAATCTCTTGTACGATGAAACAATTCCAATACACTAGCTCCCATTGGGCTGTCCATTATCATTTGTACTTTTGGGATTTTCTTTTCCTTCAGTAACTTCCAAAAAATAAGCATCATCAGTTGGGCACGTTCTACTGAAAAGCTTGGGACAAATAGGCTTCCGCCTCTATTATTAGTGTCGTTGACCAATTTTTCAATCTGCGGAAGTGCTTCCGCTTCGTCAGGATGAAATCTTCCTCCATAAGTGGATTCAATGAAAAGCACATCTGCTTTTTTGGGTTTCAGAGGTGGATAAAGCAATAAATCATTGGTTCTTCCAATATCTCCTGAAAAAACAAAACGTTTTCCGTGTACATCCAACTCGATAAAAGTTGCACCAAGGATATGTCCGTTATACTGAAACCGCGCCTTGATACCATCAAATAATGATATCCATTGGGATTGTGGAACGTTCTTAAAATGTGGAAAGGTTTTTTCAGCATCTTTTAAATCGTACAATGGTTCAGCAGGACTATGTTTGGAATAACCTTCTTTGTTGGCACGTTCGGCCTCCTGTTCTTGAATTTTTGCACTATCATTCAAAATGATTTTAGCAATATCTAACGTGGGATTGGTGCCATAAATAGGTCCTTTGAACCCTTGCTTGACTAATCGCGGTAGATAGCCAGTATGGTCTAAATGGCCGTGAGTAAGCAATACCATATCAATTTCTGAAACTTCCACGGGTGGATATTCCCAGTTTTTGAGTCGTAATTCTTTTAACCCTTGAAAAAGTCCGCAGTCTATCAGTATTTTTTTATCTCCTGTATCCACTAAATATTTTGAGCCAGTTACTGTACCTGCCGCTCCTAAAAAGTGGATGTTTATTTTATTGTTTTTCATCTTTATAGTATTTATTTAGTTTCCACCACAGCAGGAAGGCGTGTTTCCTTTATCTTGGTTTGATTTGCTCAATTCCGCTATTTCATTATATAGATTGCGGGAATCCTCTTTGATAAGAAGCGCCAATTTCTTTACGGATTTAGGTTCAAAGTTTACCATCCCCAATAATATTTCAAGGGCTTCTTCAAGTAGTTTTGAATCATCTTCCAATGCTTGGTAAAATGGCTCTAAATCTATGCTGTTCCGTTTTTGCAGTTCATCTGTTTTCATAATTTTTGTTTTTAAGATTGTTGAACTTTTATATTATTAATTCTCAAGTGCTTTTACATAGTGCTTCTGAATCTTCTAAAATCTTTTTGTGTCTTTTTTTATCAATTCCTATCTGTTCCAATAACGCAGGTTTTTCGTGAAGCTCTTTGCAGAGCACGATGCCTGTATCCAATAACTTTGTTTTTTCGGCTTTGGTCAGGGTAGTCAATGCCGTTAAAGGGTGCAGTCCCAACTTGTCTATTCTGTCTTTTAAACCGTTTCCCATCGGGTAATCCCAACTTGTTAATAATAATCCCACGCATTTACCATATTGCACAGCATCGGTGGTAAATCGTGTATTGGTATATACACCTCCCTTATGAAGTTTATCCTCGTGACCTTTTTGGCGTTCCCATTGTTTTTCCACATCCAAAAATCTTGAATGGATGTATAAGGGGATTTTCACATTACAAACCCTACCTTGGTCACTGTGGTATTTGCATTCAATCATATAATGATTATTGTCTTTTTGCGCTATCACATCTATTTCGTGCTGAACGCAATTACCCTGTACAATCACACCAACCTGTGTTGAAAATCCTTCGTGTGCCAATAGTTTGCCTACTAACTTTTCAAAAGGAAAACCAGAAGGACCTAATTCCATCAATGCTTTTTTGAGCTTATACTTTGAGGCACTTACACGTGATTTGCCTTTAAGTATTTTAAATGCCATCTGGTAGATTTTTTTAGTGGTAATGCCTTCATATATTTTGTTTTCAACTTGGTCAACAATTTGCTGAATCAATTCTTCACTAGCTTGTGCACGTCTTAAGGAATTGATAAGTTTATCCACATCAAAAGGAACCACGTCGCCAGAATATTTCACTATGTTGATTGAATCTTTCATTTTTTAATATGTATGGTCATCACAGGTAGTTCTGAATGATTAGTTACGCCTTCTGCAATGCTTTTTGAAAATAAACTCAAAAATCCTGTCTTTCCGTGGGTACTCATTGCAATTAAATCTGCGGGCTGATGTTTTAGAAATGTATTGATACCTTCTTCTACTGACGATTCGTTGTGAACGTTCATAGAAAAGTTTTTTAAGGTGGGAAACTTTTCAAGAAATAGCTTGACAGGGTTTAATCCAGCGTTGATACTATTAAAGTCTGTTTCTGTATTAATGCGTAACAAATGAATTTTAGCATCACATTTTTCAGCTATGGAAAGCACAGCTTGAAACGGATGACTCACATCTTCTTCAAAAGAAGAGACAAATAGAATATTCTTAAAAGGAAACGTTACTTCATCCTCTTTTACCACAATAATTGGCGCATTTGCCTTTCTTACAATTTTTTCAACATTACTGCCCGTTATCTCCCTTACACGGCCTTTGGTACCGCTACTTCCTGTAATGATGAAATCGTGGTGGAAATGACCAGAATGTTCCAAAATATCTTTTTGTCCTGAATCGAATTGTAGAAAAGTTCGGCATTTAAGACCTTCGTGTTCTGCTATTTTTTCGAGTTCACGTAAATTAGCCTTTGCAGTACCTATCTGCTTTAAGGTTTCTGGATAACGCTTTTCTTTGAGTTTATCTAATTTTACCCAATCTACAGGTGTGGTCATCTGATGCAAAAAGTGTATTTCTGCATTGTATGTTTTTGCCATTTTAATCCCTAGATGTGCAGCTTTAGTGCAGTTTTCAGAGAAATCGGTGGGTACGAGTATATTTTTCATAATTTTTGAATTTTATATTCTTCTGTTATTGTGCTGTGTAACCACCATCTATTACCAATTCAGAACCGGTCATAAATTTTGATTCATCCGAAGCTAGATAAACGACACCATAACCTATGTCATCTGGTTCTCCAAGGTGTCCAACTGGATGTAGACTTTCTAACTGCTTTTTGCCCTCCTCCACATCACCTTGGGCTTTTAGGAAATTTTCTACCATTGGTGTCCATATATAGGCTGGATGAATGGAATTGACACGGATGCCATAACCCTGTTTCGCGCAATGAAGTGCAGCAGACTTGGTAAATAAAGTTATACCACCCTTACTTGCGTTATATGCAGCAAAATTGGGATCGCCAATAAGGCCTTCAATTGAAGAAAAGTTAATGATTGAGCCACCTTCTCCGCTTTCTTTTATAGCCTTAATACCGTATTGGGTACCTAGGAAACTGCCATCTAAATTGATGCTTAAAAGTTTTTTCCAGTCTGCAAGCGTGATATCTTCCACGTTTTTACCGATTGCTATACCAGCAGCATTAGCTAGGATATTTAGCTTGCCAAAGGTTTTGAGCGTAGTCTCGATTACCTTTTTCCATTGATCTTCTTTGGATACATCTTGTTTTATAAATATGGCTTCACCGCCATCGTTCTTGATTTGTTGGACTACTTTATTTCCGTTTTCTTCATCCAAATCTGTTATTACTATTTTTGCTCCTTCGCGTGCCAATAAAATAGCACTTGATTTTCCTAATCCAGAGGCACCTCCTGTGACAATGGCTACTTTATTTTTTACTCGATCCATAATTTTAAGATTTAAGTGTTACTACTAATTTTTGTTTCTTAATCAAGAAACTTCGTTTCCTGAAACTTTGCCTTTTTCAAAACAGTCTAGATTATATATCGTGGTTTCAGCAATATTTGTCAATGCTGTTTCGGTCAAGAAGGCCTGATGACTGGTTATCAAAACATTGTTGAAGGTCATTAATCGGGCAATCACATCGTCTTGCAAAATGTCGTCGGAATGGTCTTCAAAGAACAATCCTTCTTCTTCCTCATACACATCTATTCCGAAATACCCAATTTTTTTAGTTTTCAATCCTTCGATGACTGCTTTAGTATCTACCAATCCTCCACGACTTGTATTGATAAGCATTACGCCTTGTTTCATCAATGAAATATGCTTGGCATCAATCAAATGTTTTGTTGAAGTCGTTAATGGTACGTGCAAGCTTATAATATCAGACTGTTTGCAGATGGTTTCACAGTCGGTATAGCTTACGTTATAAGAATTGATTAGATTTTCATCTTCAATGACATCTTGAACAAGTATTTTACAACCAAAACCGTGTAGTATTTTTACCAATACAGATCCAATTTTTCCAGTACCTATGACACCGACGGTTTTCCCGTTAAGGTCAAAACCTGTAAGACCGTTCAATGAAAAATTCTGGTCACGTACCCTGTTGTGAGCTTTAATCAATTTTCGGTTTAGGGCGAGTATTAGCGCCATTGTATGTTCTGCAATAGCGTAAGGGGAATAGGCAGGAACACGAGCCACTTTTATACCCAGTTCGGTAGCTTTTTCGATAGATACATTGTTATACCCAGCGGTACGAAGCGCAATATATTGTACTCCCGATTCCTTTAATTTTTCAAGCACTTGAGTAGAGGCATCATCACTTGTAAATAAACTGATGGCCTCGGTGCCCTGCGCCAAAGAAGCAGTTTTTTCCGTCAACCGTAGCTCAAGTAGGTTTAACTCGTGCTTACCTTTATTTGCAGCTAACAAATGAGATTCTTCAAACTTATGTGTACTGAATATGGTTGTTTTCATCTTACTTTTTTTAATTTCCTAATTGTATTAATATATAGGCTATGCCAACGACAACGACACTTCCAAAAATGAGCATTACCAGTTTCCCCGTTTTTTTGGAACCTTTGAAATAGGTAATACCCAGCTTCACAATCATATTACTTATGGTTGCGGTAATAATCACATTGGTTGCGAGGGCGAGTTTGTCTTCCAAAGACCCGAATTTTGCCATACTAATAGTTATCGCATCGGTATCTGCCAATCCTGCAATTAGGGCTGAATAGTATAAACCGCTTTCGCCAAAAAACTGGTTTCCATAAAAAACTGCAAATAGGATAACCACATAAATACCACCAAAGCCAAGAGCGTTCAATATATTAAGTGGGTTGCCAAGGTCAATTGCTGTCTTTGAGACTTCAGTATTCTTTCTAATAAATAGAATGGCACTTATCAAACAGATAAGTGTCAGGATAATAAAGGGAACGGCCAAATAAGAAAGTATGGCACTATTAAAAATATAGGCTAAGATGGCAAGTCTTGGGAACATTATGGCGGACGCTATAATGATACCCGCAGCATATTCTTTTGAAAGTTCTGGCGATTCCTTACTTCGGGAAGCATATATCCAAGCTACAGCGGTACTTGAAATTAATCCGCCTAAAATGGCAGTGAGCAGAATACCACGTTTAGAACCTACATATTTAACAAGAAAGTAGCCGATGAAGTTCAGAAAAGAGACAATTACTATAATTGCTCCAATCTCAAAAGGGTTAAGCAATCCTTCTGGACCATAGTCTTGATTCGGTAAGAAAGGTAAAATCAAAAGCGCAATAATTGAAAACTTAATAAAAGCAAAAAGCTCTTCTGAAGTAATATTTTTAATGAAGGTATTAAAGGTTGTTTTCAATGATAACAACGTAACTATAATTACCGCAGTAGCAACTGCTTCCTTATGCAAATGATTGGCGACCATAACACCCAAAATCAACGTAGCGAACAATGCCATATTGGTGGTAATACCAGTCATTATGTGCTTTTGCACTATGGAAAGATGACTCAAAGACAGAAACAAAAGAAATGCCGCTGCAATTATAATGACCAACCAAGGCGTATAGACTGTGGAAAGATTGCCCAAGATAAAACCAATAATAGCGACAATAGGGAAGGTTCTTATTCCTGCAAAACCTTGTTCTTCCTTCAGTTTATCGTATTCACGTTCCAAACCCAGAATAAGGCCAATGCCCAGACTGATGAGTAGTCCGAGGATAAAAGGGTTGATATTTTTAAAGGCTTCTATCATTTTTACTTTCCAAATAGTTCTAAAAGTTCGTATAATTCATTATTTACTTGATGTTGCTTGACCACCTCTTTAAAAGAGGTTAGATGCAATTGATTATTTAAGATTCCTACCATTACATTTTTTTTGCCTCGTAAAAGTGTTTTTACAGCTGCCACTCCAAGTTTAATGCCCAACATTCTATCTAAAGCTGACGGATTTCCACCTCGCTGAACGTGCCCAAGCCTCGTAATTCGTATATCGACATTGGGATTGACTTCCTTTATTTTTGAGGAAACCAGTTCAGCGCCTATTTCATCACCTTCAGAAACCACGACAAGAAAAGCATCTTCGCTATCGTAATTTTTAATCTTGTCCAATAGGTAAATAAAATCTTTTGCACTTTCAGGAATTAGTATGGCATCTGCACCTACCATTAATCCCGAATGAATAGCGATGTAGCCTGAATCCCTTCCCATTACTTCAACAATAAATACGCGGTTATGAGATTCGGCAGTGTCCTTTATTTTATCAATATTTTCAATAGCCGTGTTTACTGCGGAATCAAAACCAAGGGTATAATCAGTACCAGATATATCGTTGTCAATAGTCCCGGGAATACCAATGAATGGGATGTCGCATATTTCTGAAAAAGCCAATAAACCTTTAAAAGTGCCATCGCCACCAATAGCAATTAAAGCATCTATGTTGTTTGCTTTTAGAGTTTGCAATGCTTTTTTACGGCCCTCTAATTCCAGAAATCGTTTGCTTCTTGCTGTTTTTAGAATGGTACCGCCTTTTTGGGTTATTTTTTTTAGTTCGTGTGATGCTAATGGAACCAAATCACCGTCTATCAACCCTTCATACCCTTTTCGAAAACCACTTACTTTTATACCCTTTACTTCAGCGGATTTTGCAATGGCGTACAATGCAGCGTTCATTCCAGGACTGTCGCCTCCTGAAGTAAATACGCCTATATGTTTAATTTTATTAGTGCTCATTAGATATGGTTTTTTGTAATTTTTTATCTGAAATAGTAAAATCTTGAATTGTGTTCCAAACAAATTCTGCTTCTTTCAGAAAGAACTGATGGTCTCCTTCAGATGAAGTAATTAGTTGTGCGTTTTTAAATTCCTTTGATAATTTTAAGGCATTTTCTAAAGGTGCAGTGGTGTCTTTTTCTCCGTGAATAAAAAGCACGTCTTTATCCTTAATTTTCTTTGCAATCGCATATAAATCTGTTTTCAAGATGACCTTTGTAAGTGAATAATAATAACTCTGCCAATGATGCTTTTTTGCATCTTCATAAACATCATCTGTGAGGTTGTCAGGTTTGAATGCACTCGACATAAAAATGGGATGAATCATACAAATGTATTTCGAGAATTTGCTTGTTGAAATCCTATCCACAAAGGAATGGGATGACATAATTTCTTTAAACTCATCAGCGTTCTTATAAACAGGTATGCTTATAAAAATTCCTGCCTTGAACCAAGTTGGTTGCTTTTCCAATAGTGCCAATGAAATCATAGCTCCCATAGAATGTCCCGCAATAATTGTTTTGCCATCATTGAATTCTTCTTTGCTTAAAATTAATTCAAGGGCTTGCAATTGTATTGAAAGGGAATAATCACTTTGTGGTTTTGGCGAATCACCAAAACCTAGCAGGTCGACTAAAAGTAGCTTATGTGTAGTTGTAATACTTTCTAAATTGCGTTTCCAATAATGCAATGAGCCTGTTAAACCGTGCAACAAAACAAGTTTGTTTTCTCCAGAGCCTATTATTTCATAATTCAACAGTGTTTCTTTGGCATCATAAGCTGGTTGCTTACCAATTTTGTAATGCTGATAGCTTGCTATAGCTACAACAGGAAGAATGAACACTATGGATATGAGTAGTAATGTCATTGTTTTGAAATTGATTTATTATCCGTTTTCTCACTAACCAAGATTGGGGTTTTACCATAGTATCTATTGAAAACCATACAGGCAGTCAAATCACCAGTTACATTTACCGCAGTCCTAAACATCCCCAAGAGTCTCTCTACACCAATAATAATAATGATGCCTTCAGCGGGTATGCCGACACTTCCCAAAACAGAAGCGAGTATAACCACACCGCCTCCAGGAATGGCTGGTGTGCCAATGGAAGCAGCTACTATGGTTACGATGACCACTATAATATTGAGTAAGCTCATTTCCAGTCCAAAGGCTTGGGCTATAAAAAGAGTCGTTATAGTTTGATAGAGCGCCGTTCCATCCATATTGACGGTTGCGCCAATAGGTATAATAAAATTGCTAATGCTCTTATCCACTTTCAGTTCTTCTTCCGCTGTTTTTAGTGACAAGGGCATTACAGCCGCAGAGCTCGTGGTTGAAAAGGCCAATAGTTGAACATCCCTTATTTTTTTTAGGAAATGCAATGGGTTTGTTTTTCCAAGAAGGACAACCAGTCCTAAATAGAAAAACACCAGTAACAATAGACCGAGTAACACCACCACAACATAGTAGGCTAGACCTGACAGAGAGCTCAAGCCAACACTAGAGGTAAGCTGTGCCATAAGCCCAAAAACAGCAACAGGTACTAACAACATAGACCATTTCACTACCGTCATACAGACTTCTTGAATGGCACTTAAGAGTATCTTTACTGGGCGCAATAATGCTGCATTAAGTGAGAGCACAGCCACACCAATAATAATTGTAAAAATCACGATACTTAACATATCGGCATTTACCATAGACGCCAAAGGGTTTTCGGGAAGCAGGTTTGAAATGGCATCTGGAATATTTTCAAGCCCAAAAGAAAGTTCGGTATCCTCCGTAGAGGTGGTCATTATTTCGTTATGTTCGGATAGCGATTGTTGATGCAAAAAACGACCAGGTCTAAAAAGTTGTGATAGTATAACACCGAGACTTACCGAAACTATGGTAGTGCCCAGAAAATATAATAATACGCCACCACCTAATTTTTTCAAACTATCCTTGTCATTACTGGCGATTCCTGTGATGATTGAAGCCACAATCAATGGAATCATAATCATTTGAACCAGCTTTAGAAAGAGTACGCCTGGCAATGCCAGCCAATTTCCTAAACCATCAGCTGTTTCTTTGGTAATCCAACCATTATGAGGACTTAACAACAACCCAAATCCAACACCTAAAAACAAGGCAATAATAACCTTAAGCCATAAGCGGCTTTCTACCAGTTTTACCAGATAGTGATTTAGTGACTTAAGTGATTTTACTTCTGTTTCGAACATTCTTTATTTTGTTATGCAATACTAATTTTATGGTCTAAATAAACTTTTTGAACGGATTGTAATACTTCCACACCTTCACCGAAGGGCTTTTGAAACGCCTTTCTTC
Proteins encoded in this window:
- a CDS encoding ATP-dependent 6-phosphofructokinase, with the translated sequence MSTNKIKHIGVFTSGGDSPGMNAALYAIAKSAEVKGIKVSGFRKGYEGLIDGDLVPLASHELKKITQKGGTILKTARSKRFLELEGRKKALQTLKANNIDALIAIGGDGTFKGLLAFSEICDIPFIGIPGTIDNDISGTDYTLGFDSAVNTAIENIDKIKDTAESHNRVFIVEVMGRDSGYIAIHSGLMVGADAILIPESAKDFIYLLDKIKNYDSEDAFLVVVSEGDEIGAELVSSKIKEVNPNVDIRITRLGHVQRGGNPSALDRMLGIKLGVAAVKTLLRGKKNVMVGILNNQLHLTSFKEVVKQHQVNNELYELLELFGK
- a CDS encoding dicarboxylate/amino acid:cation symporter translates to MFETEVKSLKSLNHYLVKLVESRLWLKVIIALFLGVGFGLLLSPHNGWITKETADGLGNWLALPGVLFLKLVQMIMIPLIVASIITGIASNDKDSLKKLGGGVLLYFLGTTIVSVSLGVILSQLFRPGRFLHQQSLSEHNEIMTTSTEDTELSFGLENIPDAISNLLPENPLASMVNADMLSIVIFTIIIGVAVLSLNAALLRPVKILLSAIQEVCMTVVKWSMLLVPVAVFGLMAQLTSSVGLSSLSGLAYYVVVVLLGLLLLVFFYLGLVVLLGKTNPLHFLKKIRDVQLLAFSTTSSAAVMPLSLKTAEEELKVDKSISNFIIPIGATVNMDGTALYQTITTLFIAQAFGLEMSLLNIIVVIVTIVAASIGTPAIPGGGVVILASVLGSVGIPAEGIIIIIGVERLLGMFRTAVNVTGDLTACMVFNRYYGKTPILVSEKTDNKSISKQ
- a CDS encoding MgtC/SapB family protein produces the protein MIEAFKNINPFILGLLISLGIGLILGLEREYDKLKEEQGFAGIRTFPIVAIIGFILGNLSTVYTPWLVIIIAAAFLLFLSLSHLSIVQKHIMTGITTNMALFATLILGVMVANHLHKEAVATAVIIVTLLSLKTTFNTFIKNITSEELFAFIKFSIIALLILPFLPNQDYGPEGLLNPFEIGAIIVIVSFLNFIGYFLVKYVGSKRGILLTAILGGLISSTAVAWIYASRSKESPELSKEYAAGIIIASAIMFPRLAILAYIFNSAILSYLAVPFIILTLICLISAILFIRKNTEVSKTAIDLGNPLNILNALGFGGIYVVILFAVFYGNQFFGESGLYYSALIAGLADTDAITISMAKFGSLEDKLALATNVIITATISNMIVKLGITYFKGSKKTGKLVMLIFGSVVVVGIAYILIQLGN
- a CDS encoding alpha/beta fold hydrolase codes for the protein MTLLLISIVFILPVVAIASYQHYKIGKQPAYDAKETLLNYEIIGSGENKLVLLHGLTGSLHYWKRNLESITTTHKLLLVDLLGFGDSPKPQSDYSLSIQLQALELILSKEEFNDGKTIIAGHSMGAMISLALLEKQPTWFKAGIFISIPVYKNADEFKEIMSSHSFVDRISTSKFSKYICMIHPIFMSSAFKPDNLTDDVYEDAKKHHWQSYYYSLTKVILKTDLYAIAKKIKDKDVLFIHGEKDTTAPLENALKLSKEFKNAQLITSSEGDHQFFLKEAEFVWNTIQDFTISDKKLQKTISNEH